DNA sequence from the Desulfotomaculum sp. genome:
AATTTTTTCCAACTTCATACTGAACATCTTCCTTTTTTTTATGGTTACTTTACCCTTATGTACCCTGATTCCTAAATACCTGATTACGTCTTTTCTTTAACATGCAACGCGTTCAGGTTGAGCCAATAACTAAAAACATCATGTTGGGGATCAACATGAATTTCTACATTAAGTATCTCAATAAACCGCGGCTGTTTCTGGGCTTCCTCGAGGCGTTCGTCAATCTGTCCCTTGCGGAAGTCCGGAAAATAACCGATGAAAATTGTAAAAGTAAGAAATCCGACTAAAGTCCCGGTATATTCAAAAACTTTCTCGCTCATACCGCTGTAAAGGAGGATTTGGACAGCGCCTGCAACTCCTGAGGTACCGGCCATAATTACCAGGCCGTAGACAAGGGCGATAAAAAAAGCCTTGTGCGTCATGAAAAATGAACGGGCAAAGTCTGACTGATCTTCTGGATAGCCGGCCAGGATAATGAAGGCAAGAAAACTGATCAGAATTGCAGCGCTGACACGCGATGCAGCTATGACCGACACCCTGACAAAACTTGAATCATCAAGGCCCGATTTAGTTCCGCCAAGCAGATAGAGCATTAGGAAGGCTGCGACTACGACCGCGACACCGAGCAGGTTGGCAACCAGGAATGCTTTTTTTGTGTTGAACCGGCTTTGGGTTGCTGTTATCGCAGCAAGGCTGAAAATAGCTCCCAGCGCAAAAGCCCAATGCAGACTGTTGAACAGAAGATTATATGGTTCCTGCTGTGGCCAATTTAGTTGAATCCTGATCATCGTCACAACCGCGAACGCCAGGGCGCTTCCTATGGTAACAGGGAATGTCTGAAAAGCCCTGATTGAGCCTCTAAATACTTGTGAGATCGGCGGCACTAATGAATTCATGGTATGCGCCTCCTATATTTATCCTTCTTCCCACAGCCACCTTTACTCGCTGCTGATGTGCCGTCGGACTTAACTATTAATCTTGATAACAGATAATTCTATTTTGTCTAGCAAATTCCTTCTTCTTATTTTTTTTGTGACGCCGCCGGCTTATAGAGACCGTAATAAAGGCAACGGAACAAAGATAATCACATTAAAAGGCGTTGAATTTATCAGGCGGTTTTTAATGCATATACTTCCAAGGGGCTTTGTAAAGATCAGACATTATGGCCTACTTGCTAACCGCAATAAAAAAACAAAGCTTAAGCTGTGCAGAAAACTAACTTCCAGCCCTGCTTACAAACCTAAATTCGAAGGACTTACAACTATTGAGATCCTCAATATCCTTTTAGGCAAGGATGTAACGGTTTGCCCTGTATGCAAGAAAGGAAAAATGAAGGCTATGCGTTCGGTATATCCAGGGCCTTCTCCATAATAGCCGGTCATTTGAATAAACTTTTTGGAGAAAACCCATTTATGGGGAGGGGGTAGGTGTGTTTAATTTTAGCCGGTTTTGCCTTAAAGATACCGGACATTTAATGAAGATCGGGTACAAATTCAAAAGAATCACCGATTAAAAAGCCAGGATAAAAAATTGAATCCCCATAGCTGGGAGCAAAGCGACTTCATTCTTCTGGGGCAATTGAAAATTTTGCGATACAGCTATAGCGCGTTATTGATGATTAAGGCTCAAAACCAGGAGTTGCCTGATATTTGAGCCCTTTTTCTTCGCAAAACTTCCAATTGAACCCTTTAAGAAGAACCGTCCCTATGACAGATACTATGACAGATAGGTCATTACAGATAAAAACAAACATTAATAATTACCGGTTTTAATCTTTCAAAAAAATAGGTTTTTTAGAAGTCAATTTTTCATTAAAGTTTTTTATAGAAAGACCGAAGATATTATGGAAAGAATGAAAAGGATTGTTTCATTAAAAGGCATAAAGAAATTCTGAGTGTTGCCTAATGATTATTTATGTCAACACCAACGAAAATGTCACCCCTTCAGTATTTGAATATAGAGATTTTGTATAGACAAACTACTTGTTCTTGGGCTACTCGTGAGTGTACAATAAGGTTTTTAAGAAATCAGGAGCCACTTTTCCTGCTTAGCGTTTGCTCATTCTAAACTTTATTCTCCCATTATATCTCTTTTTAGGGGGATGAGCTTTTCCCTGATGACTTATACCATAACATTATCGCTGATTATCGATAAAATTAGATTTTATTATTGTTTTTTTACAATATATTTTAAAATAAACATAATTATACGTATTATTAATTTCGGCTAAAAACAAAGGGGGGTCATGTATGTTTAAGCCGGATGAAAAAGGTTCAATCATGGTATATGCGGTTATTTTGATTACCGCGCTGGCTTTGATATTAGGAGCCGTTTTGACAATCAGCCTAGGACGTGTTCAAGAACAAAAGAGAGTCAGCAACCGGTCTCAGGCATATTATATGGCAGAATCAGGAATAAATGAAGCCAAACACCAATTGCAAAATATGCTGTCCGACAAACTTATTACTTTTTACCCGTATACAGATGACAGTTCAACACCGTGGATTCAAAGCGAAACGCAAGGATTCAAAACAGGTAATTCCTTCAAAGTCTGGTGCAGCAGTGCAGACATAGATCAAATCAGAGTTAGATCTAAAGGGGTATCAGGCAACAGCGTAAGAACAATCGAAGCAACCTTTCATTATTATACTGCTCAAGGCGGCGGAGGTGGCAGCAGCCCGCAGTTCGACATGGCTGTCTTTGCGATTCACAGTATAAATATGGGCAGTAAAGGAAGCGCTTCAATCAATGGCAATGTCGGCACAAACACGACGGCAACCGATGGTGTTTATATTCCCTATAGCGCTCGTATTCATGGAAATCTTTCAATAGGCCCCGGAGGTATTCCGTCAACAGTTGTTAACAGTCCTTCTAATGTCACGGGTACCATAAATAACCTTCTTGCCATCCGTACTTATTCAATGCCTGATTTTCCTTCTTTCCCGACCCTGACAAATAGGGGCAGTCTAGACATAGGATACTCCGGTGGTTCAATAAGCGATGACGGTTATTACAGCACAATTTCAATTCATAATGACGGAACATTAACGATAAATACGGGAAGTACGGAAAGGATAATTAGAGTCGGAACTCTTAGTTTAGAGCAGGGATCCATAGCTCTAAGCGGTACGGGGAAATTAACAATTTATGTTGACACCAGCCTGGTAATAACTAACGGCGGCGCAATAAACAACAACGGAAATATCAGCAATGTAATGATTTACTATAACGGATCAAATAATATTAGTATTACCGGTGACAAAAGAATATTTGGATCGCTTTATTCCAACAGCGCCACTGCTGACATTACAATTTCAAATAGTTGTGTATTTAATGGATGTATTATATCAAAAGGGGATAACGTTACAATTAATGGTGATGGTTCTGTAATTAGCCAAAATGGAGCCGTATTTGCGCCTAATGCTACAGTAACTGTTCCTAATAGTGGCAAACTAACAGGTTCAATTATTTGCTATGACTACGCATCAAGCGGCAGTGGACTGGTAACATATAGCTCTGGGGCCGGCGGGACATACCCATTTGGGGGAACATTGCAGGTTGAAATTAACAAACCGACTTGGAGAGAGTTATAGTGAAACTTAAGAAACTTCAAAACACGGCAGGTTTTGTTCTAATAGAAATAATAGTGACCTTGCTGATCATTTCTATTTTGTTAATTCCTTTGGGGATAATGTTTGAAAAAGAAAAGCTTAAAGCTAAGCAAAGTAATGAAAAATACCTCGCCCAAAACTTGGCTCAGGAGCTAGCAGAAGAATTAATATCAGGATATGACAGCGGCAAAGTAACTGCTTTCAATACAAGAATAAACGCAACATATAATTTTCAAGCAAATGTCCCTACACCCACAGATATTGATCTCAACAGCGATGGTAAATTCGATGGAAAATCAATTAAAATCACAATAAAAAAGGGTAGTTCTCAATTGGCCTACCTGGAACTGGTCGTATGAAAAAAATAAAAGAAGAAGGCTTTACTATCATAGAACTCATGGTGGGGTTATTCATTCTGTCAATCATCGTGATAATTATTGCGTCCTATTATACCCAATCGAGTAAAGTCTACGTATATACCATGGAACAAACAAAAATAAACCAGGAAGCGCAAAAAGTTTTGTCTGAAATTGTAGATGGTAAAAATGGCGACAGAAACGGTCTTCGGTATGCCACTACTTATGATATTTCGACAACAAATGATTCGATTGCTTTTCAAAACATCGCCACTGATGGGGTTACCCTCATAAAAAAGGGTTATCGGTTGGGAGCTTACACTATTTACAAAGTTGATAATTTGGCAAGCGTTATAGCCCCAACAACCGGGGGCACATCTGTCTCGACCTTATTGTCAGGCGCTGTGACAACTTTTAATATTATTACAACTTCTGGCGTCAGTACAGGCGATACTATCATCAGGTTAGAAGTTGGCGTTGATAGATTATCAAAAACCGGTTTTCACATCGGGGGCACTTTGGACACAGAAGTAAAGCCAAGAGGATTATGAGGAATAAAAAAAACAGGGAAAGGATAATGCCTAACCCCCTGCTTTTTTTATTTTCTTATAAAAAAACGTTATGCTTTATGCTTTGAATATACGTGTCCGTTTTTTACTTACTACTTGTTGGCCTTTCTGTAGCCCAAGGCGTCGTTGGCAACGATTGTCTTTTGAATGTTGCTCGTACCCTCGACGATCTGGTAGTACTTGGCGTCCCGGAAGAACCTGGCCACCGGGTATTCCTCGGAATATCCGTAGGCGCTGTAAATCTTCATCGCGTAGTCAGCGCACTTGTTCGCCGTCTCAGCGGCAAAAAGCTTGGCCATGGAGGTCTCCAGTGTGCATGCCCGGCCCTTATCTTTCAGGAAAGCCACCTTGTAAACCATCAGGCGGGCGGCGTTTATATCCACCACCATCTGGGCGATCTGATCCTGGATCATTTGGAATTTGCCGATCAGCTGGCCGAACTGCTCGCGCTGGTTGCAGTATTCAACTGACGCATCCAGGCAGGCTTGGGCGACGCCAAGAGCGCCGGCCATGGAAGCAAGGCGGGTATCGTCGAGCTGTTTCATAGCGATAACAAAACCCTGTCCTTCCTTGCCCAGGAGGTTTTCTTTCGGAACCTTGACGTTTTCAAATGTAATCGAGCCAACCGGGCCGCCCCAGTTGCCAAGCTTTTCGGTAATAGCCTCGTTGGTAATTCCTTCCGACTTCATGTCTACGATAAAGGCAGACATTCCTTTTACCGGCTTTGAAGGATCGGTGTAGGCGTAAACCAGCCCCACATCCGCTACAGTGCAGTAAGAGATCCACATCTTGCTGCCGTTCATAATGTAATAATCTCCGTCAAGGATGGCCTTGGCTTTCATGGCGGCCACGTCGGAGCCGGCATTCGGCTCCGTTAAGGCAAAGCAGCCGAATACATCCGCATTGACCAGCGGCGGAACGTATTTCTTTTTTAACTCATCGCTGCCGTATCGCAGGATGGTCATTGCAGGGCCCAGTAAATTTGCCGCAAAAGCCAACCTTAGGGAACTCCACACCCTGGCCGTTTCTTCAGCCAGGATGGCTAAAGCCGCATAACCCATGCCGTTTCCACCGTACTCCTCGGGAACGGCGCAGCCGAAAAAGCCCAGTTCGCCCATCTTCTTGACAAGATCGGGGCGGAAGCGGTGCGCCTTGTCATCAGCATCGACAGTAGATTTTACTTCGGTCTCGGCAAAATCGCGGGCAAGTCTTCGGATATCTTGCAACTCCTCTGAAAGATCAAAATCCATACCTGAAATCTCCTCCTTAATTATGCTTGGTTAACCAAATCTTTATTAGATGTATATTTTAGACACACGCGCTGTTATTTCCTGCCGGGCTCTTAAAAATTTTATCCGCCAAACGGCATAAACATTATTTATAAAAAGTAGGAAATATGCGGATTCGACAGAAATATAATAAAAAACGAAAGGGTCAGACATGTCAGACGATAAACAAAACAAACCGGCGTTTTTTTATGGCTGGCTTGTGCTTGCAGCCTGCGTTTTAGTCGGCATAACAGCCGCGGCCCAGTTGACCTACGGAATATATGTCAAGGAACTGATCGCCGAATTCCACTGGAGCAGGACGCTGACGTCTTCAATCAGTTCGGTCCATTACTTTGTCTACAGCCTTGCAGCCGTTCTTGCGGGAACAATAACCGATCGCTACAAACCCAGGCTGCTTATTGTGGTTTCCGCCGTTCTGCTCGGAGGCGGTCTTTTCCTGTGCGGATTTTCCCGCAACGTATGGCAGATGTACCTGTTTTTCGGGGTTATTGCCGCCCTTGGCACAAGCTGCTGTTATTGCGTACCCTCCTCCGTCGTCCAGAGGTGGTTTATTGAAAAGAGATCCGTAGCGCTTGGAATAAGCATGTGCGGCATAAGCATCGGCAGTTTCGTGATTTCCCTGCTGGTCGGTTATTTTATTCCCCACTATGGTTGGAGGGTGGGGGTTTTTGCCGAAGGGGCATTTCTTTTTTCAATAATGATCCTGGCCAGTTTTTTTATGGCCGGAAACCCGGAGGAAAAAGGTCTTTTGCCATACGGCGCCGAAAAAACAAAGACCACTAACATATACATCGATCAATGTTTAAATGATGTCTGGACTTTTAAAAGTTTAATTGTCAACAAGTATTTTTTAGGCTGCTTTGCCAATCAGTTTTTCACCTGCATTTCCCTGATTATGACAAACAGGGACGGTTCTTAAAGGCTAAACATCCTGAAGATTAACTATCCTCAGGAAGGTCAACTGTCTACGCGCTATGTTCGCAACTTACGAACTCGTTCACCCTCGGGCTTAAGTCAAACTTAAGCGCATACGCCTCAAACATTTCCCTCGCTAACCTTAAGAGGTTCTCTCGTTCTTTGAATAAAGGCTCAAAATCGCACTTTAAGGCATTTGCCCTCCCTTTGCTGACGAATTTTCATCCTCTGATGGCGCTGCATTAGCAGCATGGGGGTCTACTCAGGCGAGTTACGTATTTTAATTTGGAATGTCCGGTTAATAAAATACGTGAATCAACAACCAACGCTTTATTTGGATAAACAATTACAGGGTTCAGATCAATTTCTTTAATCTGTGTGAAAGTTGTTACCAAAGTTGAGATTTTCATCAGGATATCGACAATCGGTTCAAGACTGACGGCCACCCGGCCCCGGTAGCCTTGCAACAAAGAAAATCCCTTTATTTCTTGGATCATCTCTCTGGCTGCCAGGGTATTTAAAGGCAATAGCCTGAAGGAGACGTCCTGATAAACCTCTACAGTTGTTCCTCCCAGGCCAAACATTATAACCGGGCCGAACTGGCTGTCCGTAATAGCTCCGACGATGACTTCTATACCTGGAGGGGCCATAGGTTGAACGCTTACGCGGACCCGGGGATCAAAGTATCTGCCTTTCAATATAATTTCTTCATAAGCTTCTCTGATTTCTTTTTCGCCGGCTAAATTCAGCTTAACCCCGCCGATGTCTGATTTGTGCACGATTAAAGGAGAGACAAGTTTTAAGACCACCGGCGTTCCCAATGAAGCTGCCGCACGACATGCTTCATCTGATCTTTCAATTATTTTAACCGGGGTAACAGGGATCCCAGCTGCAGACAAAAATTCTTTTGCTTCCGGTTCAGTTAAAACATTTAGCCCTTCTTGTTCAACTCCGGCAAGAATGGATTTGGCTTCATCCAACGCTGCCTGAGAGCTTTGCTCTGAAATGACTGTTCCTTTCTTTTGCCTTATGTCAGCGTATCGGTATAAATTGGCCAGCGCCCGGGCCATCCTATCCGGCAACCTATAGACAGGTATATTTTTGCTTTCAATATCTTTTAGCTTACTGTCAAGCGCTTCTGCGGGTGAATCCTGCATCAGGACAAAAGGTTTGGTGATTTCTCCGGCTGCTGCAAGCTGTTCGACAGATTCCAGAACATTCGTCGTATACTCCGAATGATGAGAATTCAATAAAGCTACCATGTCAACATTATTATCTTGCATTATAAGCCTGAGCGTCTGAATAATAATTTGCTTATCCGATACCCCAAAGGTTATATCTATAGGATTGGAGTGTAAAGTATAACGGGCCATTGAAGACAGACAGTTATCAAGCGCTTCTATAGTAGAATGCGCAAGCTCCGCTAATTTCAGGCCTTCTTGTTCGGCGACGCTGGCAAAAATGATCCCCAGGCCGGCCTGTACGGTAGCGATACCTACCCGGTTGCCCCGCGGAATAGACGAAAGAGAAAGGATCTTGGCCGTATCTATTAGTTCATCAATGCTTGTCACGCTGACAATCCCAGCGTCCCGAAAGGCGGCCTGGTAAAGGTTAAAACTACCGGTCATCGTCCCTGTATGAG
Encoded proteins:
- a CDS encoding acyl-CoA dehydrogenase, translating into MDFDLSEELQDIRRLARDFAETEVKSTVDADDKAHRFRPDLVKKMGELGFFGCAVPEEYGGNGMGYAALAILAEETARVWSSLRLAFAANLLGPAMTILRYGSDELKKKYVPPLVNADVFGCFALTEPNAGSDVAAMKAKAILDGDYYIMNGSKMWISYCTVADVGLVYAYTDPSKPVKGMSAFIVDMKSEGITNEAITEKLGNWGGPVGSITFENVKVPKENLLGKEGQGFVIAMKQLDDTRLASMAGALGVAQACLDASVEYCNQREQFGQLIGKFQMIQDQIAQMVVDINAARLMVYKVAFLKDKGRACTLETSMAKLFAAETANKCADYAMKIYSAYGYSEEYPVARFFRDAKYYQIVEGTSNIQKTIVANDALGYRKANK